One window from the genome of Eleginops maclovinus isolate JMC-PN-2008 ecotype Puerto Natales chromosome 15, JC_Emac_rtc_rv5, whole genome shotgun sequence encodes:
- the heca gene encoding headcase protein homolog, with product MPNQKNTKGKKSKRTNSSGDEQENGACAAATGGAAAAVAAPRHDRSSDAQCATPLGCSWARPINLEKDDYQRVLCNNELCPYGNWMHLQCFYEWESSILVQFNCIGRARSWNEKQCRQNMWTKKGYDLAFRFCSCRCGQGHLKKDTDWYQVKRSQEERKKKPSERSTGRNGSSGGASGDGLYEEPKRSKPLGATGGGKLPHRASSQELPRRASMDRQNSTERGASGGGLPAGGPFSLGPPLKSPCDSPGQSPPAGFPFSPSAVLGAAGLRGSRQLGEFFKSAMHMDTQRKHLLVGGALGRGGCSMGASGCGAHLDPGSVIPLPLSFSLPLHQRLSSGSVGDGTHSHPVQFLRRLDLSELLTHVPRHKLNTYHVRMEDDAQAGQGEELRRFILSALSASQRNVVNCALCHRALPVFEQFPLVDGTLFLSPSRHDEIEYDVPCHLQGRLMHLYAICVDCLEGVHKIVCIKCKSRWDGSWHQLGTMYTYDILAASPCCQARLNCKHCGKPVVDVRVGMQYFSEYSNVQQCPHCGNLDYHFVKPFSSYKVLEAY from the exons ATGCCCAACCAGAAGAACACCaagggaaagaaaagcaaacGCACGAACAGCAGCGGAGATGAGCAGGAAAATGGAGCCTGTGCGGCCGCAACAGGAGGCGCGGCCGCGGCGGTTGCTGCACCCAGACACGACCGCTCCAGCG ATGCTCAGTGTGCGACCCCCCTCGGCTGCAGCTGGGCCCGGCCCATCAACCTGGAGAAGGACGACTACCAGCGCGTGCTCTGCAACAACGAGCTCTGTCCGTACGGCAACTGGATGCACCTGCAGTGCTTCTACGAGTGGGAGAGCTCCATCCTGGTCCAGTTCAACTGCATCGGACGGGCGCGCTCCTGGAACGAGAAGCAGTGCCGGCAGAACATGTGGACCAAGAAGGGCTATGACCTGGCGTTCAGGTTCTGCTCCTGCCGCTGCGGACAAGGCCACCTGAAGAAAGACACCGACTGGTACCAGGTGAAGCGTTCGCAGGAGGAGCGCAAGAAGAAGCCGTCGGAGAGGAGCACCGGCAGGAATGGGTCCAGCGGAGGGGCATCAGGGGACGGGCTTTACGAGGAGCCAAAGAGAAGCAAGCCACTGGGGGCGACGGGGGGAGGCAAACTTCCCCACAGAGCCTCGAGTCAGGAGCTTCCTCGGAGAGCATCAATGGACCGTCAGAActccacagagagaggagcatcAGGAGGAGGACTCCCAGCAGGAGGACCCTTCTCCCTGGGGCCTCCTCTGAAGTCTCCATGCGATTCCCCGGGACAGTCTCCTCCAGCTGGCTTCCCTTTCTCCCCCAGTGCTGTCCTTGGAGCAGCGGGACTGCGAGGGTCCCGTCAGCTGGGGGAGTTCTTCAAATCCGCCATGCACATGGACACTCAGAGGAAACACCTGCTGGTCGGAGGAGCTCTGGGTCGGGGCGGATGTTCGATGGGAGCCTCCGGTTGTGGAGCTCACCTCGACCCCGGGTCTGTGATCCCCCTGCCACTGtccttctccctccccctccaccaacGGCTCAGCTCCGGCAGTGTGGGTGACGGCACCCACTCTCACCCAGTGCAGTTCCTGAGGAGGCTGGACCTCTCGGAGCTCCTCACCCACGTCCCCCGACATAAACTCAACACCTATCACGTCCGCATGGAAGACGACGCCCAGGCAGGCCAGGGAGAAGAGCTGCGCAG GTTTATCCTGTCAGCCCTCAGTGCGAGCCAGAGGAACGTGGTGAACTGCGCGCTGTGCCACAGAGCGCTGCCTGTGTTTGAACAGTTTCCTTTAGTGGACGGGACTCTGTTTCTCAGCCCGTCACGCCACGACGAGATCGAGTACGACGTCCCCTGCCACCTCCAAG GCAGGTTAATGCACCTCTACGCCATCTGTGTGGACTGTCTAGAAGGCGTCCACAAGATCGTATGCATCAAATGCAAGTCACGCTGGGATGGGAGCTGGCACCAACTGGGCACCATGTACACCTACGATATACTGGCTGCTTCACCCTGTTGCCAG GCCCGTCTAAACTGTAAGCACTGCGGGAAGCCGGTGGTGGACGTTCGAGTGGGTATGCAGTATTTCTCCGAGTACAGCAACGTCCAGCAGTGCCCTCACTGCGGCAACCTGGACTATCACTTTGTAAAACCTTTCTCCTCCTACAAAGTTCTCGAGGCTTATTGA
- the LOC134877205 gene encoding LOW QUALITY PROTEIN: adhesion G-protein coupled receptor G2-like (The sequence of the model RefSeq protein was modified relative to this genomic sequence to represent the inferred CDS: inserted 1 base in 1 codon), whose protein sequence is MSWKSCFLLVGLLWIHPVSMGCKKKLQNCFEKNTERESKTYFVVGDSFNGFTKGKSNLNEDHCPVFRNISESNTTTKDHSILFLNISESITTTKDFGEKCPRMVKHEGSVLLQILKWHTNRKYHLYVLTGQRQCNTTIQITRECVYNHTGKGPCQVRCLQTNDICKKSKYNEVVCGQIITDEKVRNRYMINLTHSTSNCINCDYPVKKPERQTKWNNTVIEPDGIFEAAKAVDFMNQVAKYTTSLDEYSVEVSVTEDISGIIIKQPEPEDRDDVGIAYNSPNDRMNVLQELDALVTFSRSLSLPKEAFEMAAPFQKAPFVAFFRFNNLASDELNSTVYGNEVLGVDMGTNITNLTSPIRIRFQNLTYEGYPTCRSWNGEGSRPNWTDEGCKTVVKGNNTECLCTHLTFFALLLTPPNVTISSSHLNTLTTITQIGCGFSMFFLSIVLFMHCLMRKTKGSMSTRILICLVVAMFLLNFSFLVNNYVAKAGNTVGCKIMAALMHYSMLATFTWFAVQAFHLCLQLHVGGKVEIRHYILKVSIISWVLPAVVVTVVLILGKYGEQVIYTDNPDQNVAMCWITHTDVHYIVNIGYYALVFLFTFITFIVMMVWLFFLKAKGNQSGSNRQSIGVILGLCCVLGISWGFAFFAYGVXQIPAYYIFTILNSFQGFFLFIYYYRTSHSGETTGGVSSNSTSSSSTLKSNLDIWENPYNNKPEKE, encoded by the exons ATGAGCTGGAAGAGTTGTTTTTTACTCGTGGGCCTTCTGTGGATTCATCCAGTTT CCATGggctgcaaaaaaaagttacaaaattGCTTTGAGAAGAACACAGAAAGAGAATCAAAGACGTATTTTGTTGTTGGTGACAGCTTCAATGGTTTCACCAAAGGAAAATCCAATTTGAATG AAGACCATTGCCCTGTATTTCGGAACATTTCTGAAAGCAACACTACAACAA AAGACCATAGCATTTTATTTCTGAACATTTCTGAAAGCATCACTACAACAA AAGATTTTGGGGAGAAATGTCCCCGAATGGTTAAACATGAAGGTTCTGTTCTACTGCAAATCTTAAAATGGCATACCAACAGGAAATACCATCTGTATGTCTTAACAGGGCAGAGGCAGTGCAACACTACAATTCAAATTACGAGAG AATGCGTCTACAATCACACTGGCAAAG GACCTTGCCAGGTTAGATGTTTGCAGACAAATGACATATGtaaaaaatccaaatataaTGAAGTGGTCTGCGGCCAAATAATTACCG ATGAAAAAGTCAGGAACAGATACATGATCAACCTCACACACTCAACCAGTAATTGCATCAATTGTGATTATCCAGTGAAAAAACCTGAGAGACAGACGAAATGGAACAACACTGTAATTGAACCAGATGGAATATTCGAGGCTGCCAAGGCTGT AGATTTCATGAACCAAGTGGCCAAGTACACCACCTCCCTCGACGAGTATTCTGTTGAAGTATCTGTGACAGAAGACATTTCGGGAATCATCATAAAGCAACCGGAGCCCGAGGACAGAGATGACGTCGGCATCGCTTATAATTCCCCAAATGACCGCATGAAT GTATTACAAGAACTAGATGCTTTGGTCACATTTTCCAGATCTTTGTCATTGCCAAAGGAAGCGTTTGAAATGGCTGCTCCTTTCCAAAAGGCACCATTTGTAGCTTTTTTCCGATTCAACAATCTGGCTTCG gatGAGCTCAACAGCACTGTTTACGGCAATGAAGTCCTAGGAGTTGACATGGGAACCAATATCACCAATCTCACAAGCCCAATTCGCATCAGGTTTCAGAACCTTACCTAC GAAGGATATCCCACTTGTCGATCTTGGAATGGTGAAG GAAGCCGACCAAACTGGACCGATGAAGGATGTAAGACAGTTGTAAAGGGGAACAACACCGAATGCCTGTGTACTCATTTGACATTCTTTGCTTTATTGTTG ACTCCTCCTAATGTGACCATATCTAGTTCTCACCTGAACACCCTCACCACGATCACCCAGATCGGCTGTGGCTTTTCCATGTTCTTCCTCTCCATAGTCCTCTTCATGCACTGTCTTATGAG GAAAACCAAGGGCAGTATGTCCACGAGGATTCTCATCTGCCTGGTTGTTGCCATGTTCCTGCTGAATTTCTCCTTCCTCGTCAACAACTATGTGGCCAAAGCTGGAAACACTGTGGGGTGTAAGATCATGGCGGCTCTCATGCACTACTCCATGTTGGCTACGTTCACTTGGTTCGCTGTGCAGGCGTTCCACCTCTGCCTGCAGCTGCACGTCGGAGGCAAGGTTGAGATCCGTCACTACATACTCAAAGTCTCCATCATCAGCTGGG TACTACCGGCTGTGGTTGTGACTGTCGTGTTGATCTTAGGAAAATATGGTGAACAAGTCATCTACACTGATAACCCTGATCAGAACGTGGCCAT GTGCTGGATAACACACACTGACGTGCACTACATCGTCAACATAGGCTACTATGCCTTGGTCTTCCTCTTCACATTCATCACCTTCATCGTCATGATGGTCTGGCTCTTTTTTCTCAAGGCAAAAGGAAATCAATCGGGATCGAATCGCCAAAGTATTGGGGTCATTCTGGGACTGTGTTGCGTGCTAGGTATCAGTTGGGGTTTTGCCTTCTTTGCATACGGTG CTCAGATCCCCGCCTActacattttcaccatcctcAATTCTTTCCAAG GCTTCTTCCTGTTCATCTACTATTATAGGACCAGCCACTCTGGAGAGACAACCGGTGGCGTGAGCTCAAActcaaccagcagcagcagcactctcAAAAGCAACCTGGACATCTGGGAAAACCCCTACAACAACAAACCAgagaaagaataa
- the knstrn gene encoding small kinetochore-associated protein, giving the protein MSSKIPRGVHPPAETKTGQKLIETPTSNTNSGQKLDGILTSQKENVTRKNVAPKTHKGMSTRYRQQAGLKEHNEHLMATNEELQKNLSETQQRVAKLELQYSEIEKENAEVQKNLRDCHVLLVAASIDPVVGERVGEAARQNEEQRKEVMSVSTNLLNELKVFGDTASQQRARLEEIQTTVTDLTKAREDMMQEREVFSLEAAEIEKTLKEADAFLL; this is encoded by the exons ATGTCTTCAAAGATCCCAAGAG GTGTCCATCCCcctgcagaaacaaagacaggTCAAAAATTAATTGAAACACCCACATCAAATACAAATTCTGGCCAAAAGTTAGATGGTATCCTTACGTctcaaaaggaaaatgtgacAAG GAAAAATGTTGCTCCCAAAACTCACAAAGG GATGTCCACCAGGTATCGGCAACAGGCAGGGCTCAAGGAGCATAACGAGCATCTGATGGCTACCAatgaggagctgcagaaaaACCTCTCAGAGACACAG CAAAGAGTAGCGAAGTTGGAGTTGCAGTACAGTGAGATTGAAAAGGAGAATGCAGAAGTACAGAAAAACCTGAGGGACTGTCATGTCCTCCTCGTCGCAGCCAGTATAGACCCAG TTGTAGGAGAAAGAGTTGGGGAAGCTGCACGACAAAATGAAGAGCAAAGAAAAGAAGTTATG AGTGTTTCCACAAACCTGCTGAATGAATTAAAGGTGTTCGGAGACACTGCATCCCAGCAACGTGCCCGGCTAGAG GAAATCCAAACAACAGTGACAGATCTCACCAAAGCACGGGAAGACATGATGCAGGAACGGGAGGTCTTTTCTCTGGAGGCGGCTGAAATTGAAAAGACTCTTAAGGAAGCGGACGCTTTCCTGTTATAA
- the mtif3 gene encoding translation initiation factor IF-3, mitochondrial, translated as MSAGCVRWMLIRTVRAVCVGSHGYWTPASRFTICSERFNPIASSWRGSPFSSAVDDTEKPPTPKKKKPGPRAHGTIGSVGHDIPHREVQLISETGENMGTMHRGNVIRLMDKNGLKLVLLSEHQDPPVYKLMSGKQIHEEKLKQREKQKAKAPAQVKEISFLSCISSHDLSTKMKRVESWLEKKNHVRITMKSGRGGPSDNMDITLEQIVERMEMTVGFVSKPALIQDGQAAMCILRPPSAKDLLKKDKNKTAAAAEQSTKSEASAVSDTDTTEGSTQQ; from the exons ATGTCTGCAGGTTGTGTGAGGTGGATGCTGATCCGCACAGTGAGAGCTGTATGTGTTGGCAGCCATGGCTACTGGACACCAGCATCAAGATTCACCATATGCAGTGAGAGATTTAACCCGATTGCTTCCTCCTGGCGAGGGTCTCCATTCTCCTCTGCTGTAGACGACACAGAAAAACCTCCCACaccaaagaaaaagaagccTGGTCCTAGAGCTCACGGCACAATCGGCTCGGTCGGCCATGACATCCCGCACCGTGAGGTACAGCTGATAAGTGAGACAGGCGAGAACATGGGCACCATGCACCGTGGGAATGTGATCAGACTCATGGACAAGAACGGTCTCAAACTAGTGCTGCTCAGTGAGCACCAGGATCCTCCCGTGTACAAGCTGATGAGCGGCAAACAGATCCACGAAGAGAAGCTGAAACAACGGGAGAAGCAGAAGGCAAAAG CCCCCGCGCAGGTGAAAGAGATCAGCTTCTTATCTTGCATCTCCTCTCACGACCTCTCCACAAAGATGAAACGGGTGGAGAGCTGGCTGGAGAAGAAGAACCACGTTAGAATAACTATGAAATCAGGACGGGGTGGACCTTCAGACAACATG GACATAACTCTGGAGCAGATAGTGGAACGAATGGAGATGACGGTGGGATTTGTTTCGAAGCCAGCACTCATACAAGACGGTCAAGCAGCCATGTGCATCCTGCGCCCGCCTTCAGCAAAGGAcctgttaaaaaaagacaagaataaGACTGCAGCAGCGGCCGAGCAGTCCACCAAGAGCGAAGCATCTGCTGTTAGCGACACGGACACGACAGAAGGGTCTACACAGCAGTGA